From the Winogradskyella forsetii genome, the window CAGGTAATGAAGATGGCATAAAACATTGTGCAATGGGAATCCTATATGCATTACAACACGTCGGCTATTCTATTCCACCTCAAGCGGATTGCGGATGGATAGGAGAAGTGGGACCTGGTCCAAGTTATGGAGATACGGAATGGAAAGGAAAAACCAAGGAGCCACCAGTTGGGTTCGATTCTGAATTTACTAATAGAAATACCACTTTTATGACCTATAATCTTCTGCACTTAGCAAAACTATTGAAAGAAAATAAAGGCTATAGCAATTACGGTAATTCGCGTGAAGCTTGGGATAGTGGTACACATTGGGCTTTTGATAATCCAGAATATAGATAAACGTAAAATTCGATCTAACAGTTCCTGCAAGGCATTGTACTGAATTTATTTTCAGTATCTAAAAAACCTGGCAGGTTTATAAAAACACCAACTATGAAAGCCATTTGGAATAATAAAATAATAGCAGAAAGTAATGATACCGTTGTAATCGAAAACAACCATTATTTCCCACATGAAAGTATAAAGGAAGAGTTCTTTAAACCGAGTGAACTAAATTCTGTATGTCCTTGGAAAGGAACAGCATCATATTACACTATAGAAGTTGATGGGAAACAAAATACAGATGCAGCTTGGTTTTACCCAGAAGTATCAGAATTAGCAAAAGGTATTAAAAATCGAGTCGCATTTTGGCGTGGAGTAAAAATTGAAGACTGATGAAAAGCACCAAACTAAAGATAAAAAATAGAAAAGGAATAACTCTAAACGCCCATTTAGAATTACCAGCAAACCAAAAACCAAACTACTATGCCATTTTTGCACATTGTTTTACCTGCAGTAGCAGTTTTAGTGCGGTAAAAAATGTGAGTAGAGCACTCACTCAAGATGGTTTTGCAGTGTT encodes:
- a CDS encoding DUF427 domain-containing protein, yielding MKAIWNNKIIAESNDTVVIENNHYFPHESIKEEFFKPSELNSVCPWKGTASYYTIEVDGKQNTDAAWFYPEVSELAKGIKNRVAFWRGVKIED